In Novosphingobium sp. RL4, the sequence GAACAGGGCCAGGCCGGCGGGGGCCTTGTCGGTCTCCCACATGGCTTCCATGGCCGCCAGCTTCATCTGCTGGTTGTCGGTCAGGGCATAGCCGCTCTCGTCACCCAGCACGACGACCGAGAGCGAGGAGGCGAGGCCGAACGCCGCAGCCACGGTGAAGCTGCGCTTGGCCAGCTCGATATGGCGCCCGCGCAGGAGGTAGTAGCAGGACACGCCCAGCACGAAGACGCTGGCGCAGACGTAGCCCGCGCTGACGGTGTGGACGAACTTGGCCTGCGCAACCGGGTTGAAGAGGACGTCCTTGAAGTTGGACACTTCCATGCGCATCGTCTCGGGATTGAACACGGCGCCCGTCGGGTGCTGCATCCAGCCGTTGGCGATGAGAATCCACAGCGCCGAGAGGTTAGAGCCGACGGCGACCATGATCGTCGTCAGCAGGTGGCCGCGCTTGGAAAGCCGGTCCCAGCCGAAGAACATCAGGCCTACGAAGGTCGCTTCCAGGAAGAAGGCCATGAGGCCCTCGATCGCCAGCGGCGCACCGAAGATGTCTCCCACGTAATGCGAGTAGTAGGCCCAGTTGGTGCCGAACTCGAATTCCATGGTGAGGCCGGTAGCCACGCCGAGCACGAAATTGATGCCGAAAAGCTTGCCCCAGAACCGGGTGACGTCCCGCCAGATGGGGCGATCGGTTATGACATATACACTTTCCGTAATTACGATAATGAAGGAAAGGCCCAATGTCAAGGGAACGAAGAGAAAGTGGTACAGCGCCGTCAAGGCGAACTGCAGCCGGGATAGTTCAACCACTGCCATGTCGATCATGTCGAATCCCGCCGTTTTAGCGGCCCAAGGCATTGAGAAATGGTTGCCTTGGGCAGGTTGGTTTCGTAGGGTCGCGTTAGGCTTGCATGTGAAAGCTGTCAAACTTTACTTACATGGTTTCTTTAATTTGATCTATGTCAAATTTGCCAGTTTCTGGCTTCTCGATATTGCCGGGGCAGCGCTCTTTTCGTGGGGCATTGCGAGTGGGGTAGGCCGTATCGCCGAAGGTAGCCCCGTGCTGCTTCCCGCCGCACTTATCCTGTGCGGGGTACTTCTGCGCGCGCTGGCCACTTGCGCGGTTGACCGCCAGGCCGTGTCCGCCGCCCAGACTTCGGGCGAGGAACGGCGTGCCGGACTGTGGCGAAAGCTCCTCGGTGGAAGGCTGGCCAGCCCTTTGTCCACCGGCGAAAGCGCCACGCTTGCGCTGGACCATAACACGGCGATCGAGAATCGCGATATCCGGTTCACGCCCATACGATTCAACGCCGTAATCGGACCCATGGTGGTGGCCGCGGTCGTTGCGCCGTTCAGTTGGGTGGCCGCCGCGATCATGCTGGCCACGCTGTTGCCGTTCACGCTGGGCATGATCCTTGCCGGCACCGCCTCGCGCCGCGCCGCCGAACGCCAGCTTGCCGCACTGGGCGCTCTCTCCGGTCTGTTCGTCGATCGCGTCGCGCACCTTCCGCTGATCCGCCACTTCGGCGCCGAGGCCCGCATCGGAAAGCAGGTGCGCGCCGCCACGGGTGACGTCGCCCGGCGCACCGTCACCGTCCTGCGCACCGCCTTCCTTTCGAACGCCGTGCTGGAATTCTTCTCGGCCCTCTCCATAGCGCTCGTCGCGGTATACTGCGGATTTTCGCTGCTGGGACTGCTGCCCTTCCCCGCCCCCGAAAAGCTCACGCTGGTGCCAGCCTTCTTCGTGCTGGCCATGGCGCCGGAATTCTACCTTCCGATGCGCCGCCTCGCCGCCGCCTATCACGAGAAGCAGCTTGGCGAAGCCGCGGAAAAGGCGCTGGACGCCCTCGCTGCCGAGCCGATCGAAGCGCCCGCATCGCCCCCCGCCGCCTTCGCGGGCCTCAGCGTGGAAGGACTCGCGCTCGCCTTTCCAGGCATCGCCGTGGGGCCGCTCGATTTCGCGATGGCCGAAAACGACCTGGTCGCCCTGACCGGCCCGACCGGCAGCGGCAAGACCAGCACGCTTGCCGCCATCGCCGGCCAACTGGCTCCGGCCGCCGGCCGCGTCGCGGGGGCGAACGGCAACCCGCTGAACGCCGACAGTATCGCCTGGGCCGCCCAGCGCCCCCTGCTGGTGACCGGCACACTCGGCCGCAATCTCGCCCTCGCCTCACCCGGAACAGGGGCGGAGGAAATCCTTGCCGTGGCTCACCGCGTCGGCCTTTCCACACTTCTGGAGCAACGGGGAGGACTGGACATGCCCGTCGATCATGCCGGATCAGGCCTATCCGGCGGAGAGCGGCGCCGTATCGGCCTTGCCCGCGCTATTCTCTCCGACCGCCCGCTGATCCTCTGCGACGAACCCACTGCCGACCTCGATCCCGTTTCGGCCGCCGCGATCGTCACCCTGTTGATCGAACTTTCACGGAGCCGCTGCGTGCTCGTCGCCACCCATGACACTCTCGTCACCAGCGCCGCCCGACGGGAGATCGCCTTGTGAGCACCTCTCATTCAAGCATCGATCGTCCCGGCACCGGCCTCCTCGCCACGGCCGGACTGGCCCGCAGGCGGCTGTTCCTAGCCAGCTTCTGTGCAGCCCTCGCCGCCATCTCCGCCATCGGATTGCTGGCAGTCTCAGGCTGGTTCCTGACTGCCGCAGCGCTCGCAGGGTCGGCTGGCGTGGCCACGGCCATGGCGTTCAACTACCTGATCCCCAGCGCCGCGATTCGCCTGCTGGCCATCGTGCGCACCTTGTCCCGCTACGGCGAGCGCCTCCTTTCCCACAAGGTCGCGCTGGAGGGCATGGCCGAATTGCGCGGCTCGCTGTTCGAAAAGCTTGCCGCACAGGACAGCCGCAAAACCCCCGATACGGCGCCGGGAGAGGCCAGCACCCGGCTGATCGACGATGTCGAGGCGCTGGAAGACCTGGTGATCCGCCAGCCCGCCCGCCACGCTGCACTTGTCGCTGCCGCCACCAGCCTTGCGCTGGTCGCCTTCACCGGGCTTGCGGCGACGATCTTCCTGGCCGCGATGATGGCCGCCCTTCCCGTCCTGTTCGCGCGTATATCCCGGCGGCTCACTCACCTGCCCGCCGAAGCCGCTGCCGCCGCGCTGGGCGACTTGCGCGAACGCTACGTGGAACTGGCGGCATCGCGGGCAGAGATCGCCGCCTATGGCCTTGCAGGGCAGGCTATCGCCGAGCTAGCGCCGCTCGCCCGCAGGCTCGATCTGGCGCGCGCGAAACTGTTTCGTGCCGAGGCGCTGCAGGGCGCCCTGCTTTCGATTTACGGAGCCCTTGGCGTGGCCGGAGTGCTGTTGCTGGCCAAAGCCTCGGCGCCGCTGGTGGCGCTTGCGATGCTGGCGACGACTTCCTCGGTCGAGGCCATGGGCGGCCTTTCGCGCAGCCTGCTTCGCCGCGCCTCGCTCGCGGCGGGCCTTCGCAGGATAGCGGCACTGAACGCGCTCGACCCTGCGCTGTGTCCCACAGCAGAATCGGTGCCGGTGTCACTGACGCTGGGCGGCCGTACTTTCGAGCCCGGCGCGCGAATCGCGATTACCGGGCCGTCCGGCTCGGGCAAGACCCGCGTTCTGCTCGCCCTTGCCGGCATGGGGATGCCCACCGTTTCGCTGCGGCTTGATGGGCAGGATATTGCAAGCTGCCCGCCCCCCCAACTGCGTGCGGCGTTTGCCCTTTCGCCTCAGGACGCACCGATGCTGATCGGCAGCGTGGCCGACAACTTGCGCATTGCCCGACCGGGCCTTGGCGAAGCGGAGATGTGGGAAGCCCTCGAAACCGCCCAGTTGAAAAAGCGTATCGCCCGCAGCGAGTGCGGGCTCGACACGCCCGTTTCGGAAGGCGGCGGCATTCTGTCCGGCGGCGAACGCAAGCGGCTGTCGCTGGCCCGTGCCCTCCTGGCCGGCCGCCCCTGGCTTCTGCTGGACGAACCCAGCGAAGGACTGGACGCGGCGACCGAACAGGCACTCGTCGGCAGCCTGCGCAACTGGCTGGACTGCACCGGAACCGGCCTCGTTCTCGTGTCGCACCGCAAGGCCCCGCTGGACCTGTGCGACGTGCATGTCGCGGTAGAAACGCTCGCCTGAAGGTTCAGCGAAAGACGCGGGCGAACCGTGCCGCGCCGCTGTCAGGCGCAAGCACGGGCGCGTCTTGCGGCGGGGGGACCTCGGCCTTGCCCCCCATAACCGCGAGCGCATGCCCTATGCCGCTCATGCGTTCAGGATCGACCTGATAGAATACCTGCTTGCCGCTACGCTGCGACAGCACCAGGTCGGCCTTTCGCAGGATCGAGAGTTGCTGCGACAGGCCGGGCTGGCCGATGCCGGTAGCATCCTCGATCTCTCCCACCGAAAGCTCCCTTTCGCAAATTGCGTGGAGAATCTGGAGGCGCACCGGGTGGGCGAGGGCGCGCAGGACTTCGGCCAGGGCGTCCAGTTCTTCGGAAACGGATGGATCGGCCATGTCAGCCCCCGTCGCTCAACGGCGCGTGAAACCAGCCGGCCGGATCTTCGGACGCGAACGCCGCCTCCGCCGTTTCGCCTGGAATTCGCAAGAGATCCGCGCCCGGCTGCCAATCGGCCGGTGCCAGCCCGGAGCCGCCACGCACGCGCTGCAGCGCCGTCAGAATGCGCAACATTTCCGGGATCGAGCGGCCCACTGTCAGCGGATAGCTGTTCATCGCCTGAATCACCCCGTCCGGGTCTATGAAATAGGTCATCCGCACGGTGCCGCTGTCATGGGCATTGCTCGAGACCATGCCGTAGCCACGGGCGATCTCCATCGTCGGATCCTCGATGATCGGGAAATCAATGGTGACGCCGGTAGTATCGCGAATCAGGCGAATCCACGCGAGATGCGAATAAAGGCTGTCGACCGACAGTCCCACCAGCCTGCAACCAAGCGCCCCGAACTCCGGAGCGGCGCGGGCGAGGGCCACGACTTCGCTGGTGCAGACCGGGGTGAAGTCAGCCGGATGGGAAAACAGGATCAGCCATTCCCCCCGGCAGCTATCGAGATCAAACGGCCCCTGCGTACTGCGCGCCACGAAGCGCGGCACCACGTCGCCGATTCGCAAAGGCTGCATTGCAACGTCCCAGCCTTCCACGATTTCCCCGCCCGATGTCATTGTCATCGGAAAACAATTACATGTTTATTTTCTACCGTAAAGCGTCACGGACAAAATCAGGCGTGAATCTGCAAGTCAGCCCGCCAAAAGCGGTCATTATCTATTCTGATGGATTATCGAAGAAGGAATTGTCGTAAGTGAAGTCCGTGCCGGGTCATGCGATTGCGAGGTGGTTTCATCTCCGTCACAGCGCCGTACACTTTCGGACAATATGATGCAGATGCGGCAAAAACCTGCGACATGTGGGGCTCAGGAAGGCGTCATCGACAGTCAGGACACGGACCGCACCGATGATTCGCCTCTTTCACGCCGTCGGCGCACTTGCCGCTTCTTCCTGCTTCCTCGCAGGCATCAGCGCCCCGTCGCCGAACGCAGCTGCAGACAGACCCGCCATGATCGGTTCCGAACATCCGGTGTTTCTCGGCCGCATGACGGTTTCGGCAACCGCACTGCCCGCGAAATAATACAGGTAAGAGGGAAAAGACGGCTTGGAGCGGGTAGCGGGAATCGAACCCGCATAGCCAGCTTGGAAGGCTGGAGCTTTACCACTAAGCTATA encodes:
- a CDS encoding cytochrome ubiquinol oxidase subunit I, which codes for MDMAVVELSRLQFALTALYHFLFVPLTLGLSFIIVITESVYVITDRPIWRDVTRFWGKLFGINFVLGVATGLTMEFEFGTNWAYYSHYVGDIFGAPLAIEGLMAFFLEATFVGLMFFGWDRLSKRGHLLTTIMVAVGSNLSALWILIANGWMQHPTGAVFNPETMRMEVSNFKDVLFNPVAQAKFVHTVSAGYVCASVFVLGVSCYYLLRGRHIELAKRSFTVAAAFGLASSLSVVVLGDESGYALTDNQQMKLAAMEAMWETDKAPAGLALFGIPSNSAHETRYEIKIPYVLGLIATRSLSGEVTGIIPLVERADQRIRSGILAYDAVEKLKVDRNDMVAREAWERNKNDLGYALLLKRFVADPRKADAATIEKAAWSTVPNVPALFFMFRIMAGLGFFFIVFFATAFAFSVRRRFDRKWFLRTALIAMPLPWIAIEVGWLVAELGRQPWAVDGVLPTFLGASSLTTTQIWATIFGFTALYGIMAVIEVRLMLSTIRHGPEPYEPYEGEPVRERAPASTFTAIPAE
- a CDS encoding ABC transporter ATP-binding protein/permease produces the protein MIYVKFASFWLLDIAGAALFSWGIASGVGRIAEGSPVLLPAALILCGVLLRALATCAVDRQAVSAAQTSGEERRAGLWRKLLGGRLASPLSTGESATLALDHNTAIENRDIRFTPIRFNAVIGPMVVAAVVAPFSWVAAAIMLATLLPFTLGMILAGTASRRAAERQLAALGALSGLFVDRVAHLPLIRHFGAEARIGKQVRAATGDVARRTVTVLRTAFLSNAVLEFFSALSIALVAVYCGFSLLGLLPFPAPEKLTLVPAFFVLAMAPEFYLPMRRLAAAYHEKQLGEAAEKALDALAAEPIEAPASPPAAFAGLSVEGLALAFPGIAVGPLDFAMAENDLVALTGPTGSGKTSTLAAIAGQLAPAAGRVAGANGNPLNADSIAWAAQRPLLVTGTLGRNLALASPGTGAEEILAVAHRVGLSTLLEQRGGLDMPVDHAGSGLSGGERRRIGLARAILSDRPLILCDEPTADLDPVSAAAIVTLLIELSRSRCVLVATHDTLVTSAARREIAL
- a CDS encoding amino acid ABC transporter ATP-binding/permease protein, with the translated sequence MSTSHSSIDRPGTGLLATAGLARRRLFLASFCAALAAISAIGLLAVSGWFLTAAALAGSAGVATAMAFNYLIPSAAIRLLAIVRTLSRYGERLLSHKVALEGMAELRGSLFEKLAAQDSRKTPDTAPGEASTRLIDDVEALEDLVIRQPARHAALVAAATSLALVAFTGLAATIFLAAMMAALPVLFARISRRLTHLPAEAAAAALGDLRERYVELAASRAEIAAYGLAGQAIAELAPLARRLDLARAKLFRAEALQGALLSIYGALGVAGVLLLAKASAPLVALAMLATTSSVEAMGGLSRSLLRRASLAAGLRRIAALNALDPALCPTAESVPVSLTLGGRTFEPGARIAITGPSGSGKTRVLLALAGMGMPTVSLRLDGQDIASCPPPQLRAAFALSPQDAPMLIGSVADNLRIARPGLGEAEMWEALETAQLKKRIARSECGLDTPVSEGGGILSGGERKRLSLARALLAGRPWLLLDEPSEGLDAATEQALVGSLRNWLDCTGTGLVLVSHRKAPLDLCDVHVAVETLA
- a CDS encoding ArsR/SmtB family transcription factor — its product is MADPSVSEELDALAEVLRALAHPVRLQILHAICERELSVGEIEDATGIGQPGLSQQLSILRKADLVLSQRSGKQVFYQVDPERMSGIGHALAVMGGKAEVPPPQDAPVLAPDSGAARFARVFR
- a CDS encoding peroxiredoxin, with protein sequence MEGWDVAMQPLRIGDVVPRFVARSTQGPFDLDSCRGEWLILFSHPADFTPVCTSEVVALARAAPEFGALGCRLVGLSVDSLYSHLAWIRLIRDTTGVTIDFPIIEDPTMEIARGYGMVSSNAHDSGTVRMTYFIDPDGVIQAMNSYPLTVGRSIPEMLRILTALQRVRGGSGLAPADWQPGADLLRIPGETAEAAFASEDPAGWFHAPLSDGG